In Trifolium pratense cultivar HEN17-A07 linkage group LG7, ARS_RC_1.1, whole genome shotgun sequence, a genomic segment contains:
- the LOC123898044 gene encoding BEACH domain-containing protein C2-like: MEEEEKPKEIKISGEQLDSHEVIDSVGKQLDESDQKENVNARSGIGDERADVVVSENTVTDESRFEQVSLKDQEKNNESVELSRSLDSDKSQHPTGGNEEEFQHSAGVYSSERNSSPVSATQHDHLSYSHGSGGHFGHTKKKSSSSIGFGSPGHSPVSSPQKPKQKNALPNTSAELLHLVDSAIMGKPEGMEKLKNIASGVEILGSGEEMESVSYLIVDSLLATMGGVECFSEDGDNNPPSVMLNSRAAIVTGELIPWLPYVGDSDVVMSPRTRMVRGLLAILRACTRNREMCSMAGLLGVLLRTADKIFTVDVGLNGQIRWDGTPLCRCIQYLAGHSLSVSDLRRWFQVITRTLTTVWASRLMHAMEKAINEKESRGPACTFEFDGESSGLLGPGESRWPFIDGYAFATWIYIESFVDALSTATVAAAIAAAASAKSGKSSAVSAAAAASALAGEGTAHMPRLFSFLSSDNLGIEAYFHAQFLVVEIGSGKGKRSALHFTYPFKPQCWYFIALEHIGNHGVMGKAESEIRLYVDGSIYESRPFEFPKISKPLAFCCIGTNPPPTMAGLQRRRRQCPLFAEMGPVYIFKEPIGEERMGRLASRGGDIVPSFGNAAGIPWLATNAQMQNKADESALLDAEIGGFIHLLYHPSLLNGRFCPDASPSGAAGMLRRPAEVLGQVHVATRMRPVDALWAVAYGGPLSLLPLAISNIQEDTLEPHQGNFSVSVATTSLAAPIFRIISTAIQYPRNSEELVRGRGPVVLSKILNYLLRTLSSLGIGRDDGVGDEELVAAVVSLCLSQKINHTLKLQLFTTLLLDIKIWSLCSYGIQKKLLSSLADLVFTESAVMRDANAIQVLLDGCRRCYWTVLEKDSVNTVPLTGATRPVGEVNALVDELLVVIELLIVAASPSLVSNDVRCLLGFIVDCPQPGQISRVLHLFYRLVVQPNTSRAHTFVEAFLACGGIETLLVLLQREAKAGEIAVQESVSKLPGLGTNETDASCEITQTYEDYEVSDVRSESILQDNDQGYESVDSYSNLDFGSPYINFSRTTSASEIPNVKNLGGISLSISSDSARKNVYNVDKSDGIVVGIIGLLGALVVSGHLRFGSRGVPDTTSNLLGVGLHDGGGTMFDDRVSLLLFSLQKAFQAAPNRLMTYNVYTALLAASINASSTENGLNFHDLGHRFEHLQLLSVLLHSLPFAPRPLQSRALQDLLFLTCSHPENRGRLADMEEWPEWILEIMISNYELGPGKPSDLTSLGDIEDLLHKFLIIMLEDSMRQKDGWKDIEATIHCAEWLSIIGGSSTGEQRIRREESLPVFKRRLLGGLMDFAAKELQIQTQIIAEAAAGVAAVGLSPDDAKAEAEDAAHQSVALVENAIVILMHVEDHLRLQSKQSSTLRVTDGTPSPLSLFYPVNNNSTSTIGQSTEVSGDRTPSSRNSGGISINVLSSMADENGEISTSVIEKLAAAAAAEPYESVSCAFVSYGSSAKDLAIGWKYRSRLWYGVGLPSNRASFGGGGSGWDVWKSNLEKDASGNWIELPLVKKSVAMLQSLLLDDSGLGGGLGIGKGSGTGMGAMTALYQLLDSDQPFLCILRMVLLSMREVNEEEQNMLIRATNNEDAISDGEKPCSALLWSVLSPVLNMPVSDTKRQRVLVASCVIYSEVYHAVSIDRKPLRKKYLEAILPPFAAVLRKWRPLLAGIHELATADGFNPLNVEDSILAVEIEPLEAALAMISPAWAAAFASPPAAMALAMIAAGTSGVESLAPSTSVQLRRDTSLMERKQARLHSFSSFQKPSELPSKTPPLPKNKAATKAAAFAAARDRQRFSRIGSGRGLSAVAMATSAQRRSDRDMERVKRWNITEAMEVAWTECLQPFDTKSVYEKDFNALSYKFIAILVASFASARNIQRSEVDRRANVDLITRHRISTGIRAWCKLVHQLIEMRSLFGPFADHLYSPIRVFWKLDFMESSSRMRRYMKRNYRGSDHLGCADNYEDYSVDKNYERTPVLSAEAISIEAINKDEEQVETENLDAKVNNIVENQPRSSDAAEETVQTSLESNATQLHSHKDVVQSSSAFAPGTIPSERDEKIYVELPSSMVQPLRILQGTFQVTSRRINFIVDNNETSPTVGGLYFNSVVGDQGKNRSWLLSSLHQVYSRRYLLRRSALELFMVDRLNFFFDFGSSEGRRNAYRAIVHARPPNLNNIYLATQKPDQLLKRTQLMERWARWEISNFEYLMQLNTLAGRSYNDITQYPVFPWIISDYTSESLDLSNPSSYRDLSKPVGALNPDRLKKFQERYNSFDDPIIPKFHYGSHYSSAGTVLYYLVRVEPFTTLSIKLQGGKFDHADRMFFDISATWNGVLDDMSDLKELVPELFYLPEVLTNENSIDFGTTQLGEKLDTVRLPAWAESPVDFVHKHRMALESEYVSAHLHEWIDLIFGYKQQGKEAIAANNVFFYITYEGTVDIDKISDPVQQRATQDQIAYFGQTPSQLLTVPHLKRMPLAEVLHLQTIFRNPKVVKPYVVPSPEDCNLPAAAIQACTDMIVVVDWNAPAAHVAQHKWQPNTPDGHGTPFLFQHGKRASSSGGGLMRMFKGPTGTGEDWQYPQALAFGVSGIRSQAIVSITCDQEIITGGHADNSIRVISSDGAKTLETAYAHCAPVTCLGLSSDSRYLVTGSRDTTILLWRIHTAHASHSSVISESSTGTGNQPSSSSNSSSHLIEKNHRHRIEGPIQVLQGHQSEILSCCVSSDLGIVVSCSDTSDVLFHSIRTGRLIRRLDGVVAHTVCLSSEGVIMTWNESQHTLSTFTINGLLIATTELSVSTSISCMEISHDGRNALIGINSLTNGRTNGGNLQSSKVPAGDFRSESEETHESNRINVPTPSICFLDLHTLEVFHVLALKEGQDITALALNKDNTNLLVSTSDKNLIIFTDPALSLKVVNQMLKLGW; this comes from the exons ATGGAAGAAGAGGAAAAACCAAAAGAGATAAAAATATCTGGTGAACAATTGGATAGTCATGAAGTGATAGATAGTGTTGGAAAACAATTAGATGAGAGCGATCAGAAGGAAAATGTAAATGCCAGAAGTGGTATTGGGGATGAACGGGCGGATGTAGTTGTTTCTGAAAATACTGTTACGGATGAGAGTCGGTTTGAGCAAGTATCCTTGAAAGATCAAGAGAAGAATAATGAGTCTGTGGAGTTAAGCCGTTCTCTTGATTCAGATAAGTCACAGCACCCTACTGGTGGAAATGAAGAGGAATTTCAACATTCAGCTGGGGTGTACTCATCGGAGCGTAATTCTTCGCCAGTTTCCGCTACGCAACATGATCACCTTTCTTATAGCCATGGGTCAGGGGGACATTTTGGTCATACAAAGAAGAAGTCTTCTTCATCAATTGGTTTTGGTTCACCTGGACATTCTCCTGTTAGTTCTCCACAAAAACCTAAACAAAAAAATGCTCTGCCAAATACGTCAGCAGAATTGCTACATTTAGTTGATTCTGCAATCATGGGGAAACCTGAAGGTATGGAGAAACTGAAGAATATTGCAAGTGGTGTAGAAATTTTGGGGAGTGGTGAAGAAATGGAGAGTGTGTCTTACTTAATTGTAGACTCACTTCTTGCAACAATGGGTGGTGTTGAATGTTTTTCAGAGGATGGTGATAATAATCCTCCTAGTGTAATGCTAAACTCCCGCGCAGCTATCGTAACAGGTGAACTTATTCCTTGGCTACCTTATGTAGGTGATTCTGATGTTGTCATGTCGCCTAGGACACGGATGGTAAGGGGACTACTTGCCATACTACGGGCTTGTACAAGAAACAGGGAAATGTGTTCAATGGCTGGTCTGTTAGGCGTACTGTTAAGAACAGCAGACAAAATTTTTACTGTGGATGTTGGCCTAAATGGACAAATAAGGTGGGATGGAACTCCTTTGTGCCGATGCATACAATACTTGGCTGGGCATTCTCTTAGTGTTAGTGATCTTCGTAGATGGTTTCAAGTCATTACAAGAACACTTACCACAGTTTGGGCTTCGCGCTTAATGCATGCTATGGAGAAAGCAATAAATGAAAAGGAGTCAAGGGGGCCAGCTTGCACTTTTGAGTTTGATGGTGAAAGTTCAGGTTTGCTTGGTCCAGGTGAGAGTCGCTGGCCATTTATCGACGGGTATGCATTTGCAACTTGGATCTACATTGAATCATTTGTTGATGCATTAAGTACAGCTACAGTTGCTGCTGCAATAGCTGCAGCTGCATCAGCCAAGTCAGGTAAATCATCTGCTGTGTCAGCTGCTGCAGCAGCTAGTGCACTTGCTGGTGAAGGCACAGCACACATGCCACGGTTATTCAGTTTTTTGTCTTCTGATAATCTAGGTATAGAGGCTTATTTTCATGCTCAATTTTTGGTTGTTGAAATTGGTAGTGGAAAGGGAAAGAGATCTGCGTTGCATTTTACTTATCCATTCAAACCACAGTGTTGGTACTTCATTGCTCTTGAGCATATAGGCAACCACGGAGTTATGGGGAAAGCAGAAAGTGAAATTAGGTTATATGTAGATGGATCTATTTATGAAAGTCGTCCTTTTGAGTTCCCTAAAATTTCCAAACCCCTTGCATTTTGCTGCATAGGAACTAACCCTCCTCCTACTATGGCTGGTTTGCAACGCCGTCGTCGTCAGTGCCCTTTGTTTGCTGAGATGGGCCCTGTTTACATATTCAAGGAACCAATTGGTGAAGAAAGGATGGGACGCTTGGCTTCTAGAGGAGGGGATATAGTACCTTCTTTTGGAAATGCAGCCGGGATACCATGGCTTGCAACAAATGCCCAAATGCAGAACAAGGCAGATGAAAGTGCTCTATTAGATGCAGAAATTGGAGGTTTCATACACCTACTCTATCATCCTAGTTTGCTTAACGGGCGTTTCTGTCCAGATGCTTCACCTTCTGGTGCCGCAG GAATGCTTCGACGTCCTGCTGAGGTCCTTGGGCAAGTCCATGTTGCTACACGAATGCGACCTGTGGATGCCTTGTGGGCTGTGGCTTATGGTGGCCCATTGTCTTTACTTCCCTTAGCAATAAGTAATATACAGGAGGATACTCTTGAACCACATCAAGGGAATTTTTCTGTGTCAGTGGCAACTACATCTCTTGCTGCTCCAATATTTCGAATTATATCTACGGCTATTCAATATCCGAGGAATAGTGAGGAGCTGGTTCGTGGCAGAGGGCCTGTAGTTCTTTCTAAGATTCTAAACTATCTTCTCCGAACCCTATCTTCACTTGGTATTGGAAGAGATGACGGTGTAGGGGATGAAGAACTTGTTGCAGCAGTTGTCTCGCTGTGTCTATCTCAGAAGATCAACCACACGCTGAAACTGCAGCTCTTCACCACACTGCTGCTTGATATAAAAATTTGGAGTTTATGTAGTTATGGAATACAGAAGAAGCTTCTATCCTCACTTGCTGACCTGGTATTCACCGAGTCTGCGGTGATGCGAGATGCCAATGCCATTCAGGTTCTTCTTGATGGCTGCAGAAGATGTTACTGGACTGTTCTTGAAAAGGATTCAGTGAATACTGTTCCTCTAACTGGAGCAACAAGACCAGTGGGTGAAGTCAATGCTTTGGTTGACGAGCTCTTGGTGGTGATTGAACTTCTAATAGTGGCAGCATCTCCTTCATTGGTCTCTAATGATGTTCGATGTTTACTTGGGTTCATCGTTGACTGTCCACAACCTGGTCAG ATTTCTAGGGTATTGCATCTCTTCTACAGGTTGGTTGTTCAGCCAAATACATCTAGAGCTCACACATTTGTAGAAGCATTCCTAGCCTGTGGTGGGATTGAaactcttcttgttcttcttcaaAGGGAAGCTAAAGCTGGAGAAATTGCTGTCCAGGAATCAGTTTCAAAATTACCTGGACTTGGAACAAATGAAACTGATGCTAGCTGTGAGATTACACAAACATACGAGGATTATGAAGTGTCAGATGTGAGAAGTGAATCCATTTTACAAGACAACGATCAAGGTTATGAATCTGTTGATAGTTACAGCAACCTTGATTTTGGTTCTCcttatataaatttttcaagAACGACATCTGCGTCTGAAATTCCAAATGTTAAGAATTTGGGAGGCATTAGTCTTTCCATCAGTTCTGACAGTGCTAGAAAAAATGTTTATAATGTTGATAAAAGTGATGGCATAGTTGTTGGGATCATAGGTCTCTTAGGTGCATTAGTAGTTTCTGGGCATTTGAGGTTCGGCTCTCGTGGTGTTCCTGATACAACAAGCAACCTTTTGGGTGTTGGATTGCATGATGGAGGTGGTACAATGTTTGATGATAGggtttctcttcttcttttttccttacaGAAGGCATTCCAAGCTGCACCCAACAGGCTAATGACTTACAATGTCTATACGGCTTTATTGGCTGCTTCG ATAAATGCTTCTTCAACAGAGAATGGACTGAACTTCCATGATTTAGGTCATCGCTTTGAGCATTTGCAACTTTTATCAGTGCTTTTGCATTCCCTTCCATTTGCACCTAGGCCTCTTCAGAGTAGAGCATTACAG GATCTTCTATTTTTGACTTGCAGTCATCCAGAAAACAGAGGTAGACTAGCAGATATGGAAGAATGGCCTGAATGGATTCTCGAGATTATGATTTCAAACTATGAG TTGGGTCCAGGCAAACCATCTGATTTGACAAGCCTAGGAGACATAGAGGACCTCTTACATAAATTCCTTATTATCATGCTAGAGGATTCAATGCGCCAAAAAGATGGATGGAAG GATATTGAAGCAACAATTCATTGTGCAGAATGGCTTTCTATTATTGGTGGATCTAGCACAGGAGAACAGCGAATTAG ACGTGAAGAATCGTTGCCTGTATTTAAGAGAAGACTCTTAGGTGGCTTGATGGACTTTGCAGCCAAAGAATTGCAGATCCAG ACCCAAATTATTGCTGAAGCAGCTGCTGGTGTTGCAGCTGTGGGTTTGTCTCCAGACGATGCTAAGGCAGAGGCAGAGGATGCTGCTCACCAGTCTGTGGCCTTGGTAGAAAATGCTATTGTGATACTTATGCATGTTGAGGATCATTTACGGTTACAGAGCAAACAATCCTCTACTTTGCGTGTTACTGATGGCACTCCATCTCCGCTTTCTCTCTTTTATCCAGTCAATAATAACTCAACATCAACAATTGGACAATCAACAGAAGTTTCGGGTGATCGTACACCATCATCTAGAAACTCAGGGGGAATCTCTATCAAT GTCCTTTCTTCAATggctgatgaaaatggtgagaTCTCTACTTCAGTTATTGAAAAGCTTGCTGCAGCTGCCGCAGCTGAGCCATACGAGTCTGTTTCTTGTGCTTTTGTATCATATGGGTCCAGTGCAAAGGATTTAGCTATTGGGTGGAAATATAGGAGCCGTTTGTGGTATGGTGTTGGCCTTCCTTCAAATAGAGCTTCATTTGGTGGTGGTGGGAGTGGATGGGATGTTTGGAAGTCTAATTTGGAGAAAGATGCCAGTGGCAACTGGATTGAGCTTCCTCTGGTGAAGAAGTCTGTTGCAATGCTCCAATCACTGTTGCTAGATGATTCTGGGCTTGGTGGTGGTCTTGGTATAGGTAAAGGGTCAGGTACTGGAATGGGTGCAATGACTGCATTATACCAGTTATTAGACAGTGACCAACCATTCTTGTGCATACTTCGGATGGTTCTTCTTTCAATGAGGGAAGTGAATGAAGAGGAACAAAATATGCTGATCAGGGCTACAAATAATGAGGATGCGATATCTGATGGAGAGAAACCATGCTCAGCACTTTTGTGGAG TGTTCTCTCACCTGTTCTGAACATGCCAGTTTCTGATACTAAGAGACAAAGAGTCTTGGTAGCATCATGCGTGATATATTCTGAA GTATACCATGCTGTTAGCATAGACCGAAAGCCTCTTCGTAAAAAGTACCTTGAGGCTATTTTACCACCATTTGCTGCTGTCTTAAGAAAGTGGCGACCCCTTTTGGCTGGAATTCATGAACTTGCAACAGCTGATGGTTTCAATCCCCTTAATGTGGAAGATAGTATATTGGCAGTTGAAATTGAGCCACTTGAG GCTGCCCTTGCTATGATATCTCCTGCATGGGCTGCTGCTTTTGCATCTCCACCTGCTGCAATGGCATTGGCTATGATTGCAGCTGGTACTTCCGGTGTTGAAAGTCTTGCACCTTCAACAAGTGTCCAGCTTAGGCGTGATACCTCATTAATGGAACGCAAACAGGCTAGGCTTCATTCATTTTCAAGCTTTCAAAAACCTTCAGAACTCCCCAGTAAAACACCACCCCTACCAAAGAACAAAGCTGCGACAAAAGCAGCTGCATTTGCTGCTGCTCGTGATCGGCAAAGATTTTCAAGGATTGGTTCCGGAAGAGGCCTTAGTGCAGTTGCAATGGCTACATCTGCACAGCGAAGAAGTGATAGGGATATGGAACGAGTTAAGAGGTGGAATATTACTGAAGCAATGGAAGTTGCATGGACAGAGTGTTTGCAGCCATTTGATACAAAGTCAGTATATGAGAAAGATTTTAATGCACTTTCTTATAAATTTATTGCTATTCTTGTTGCCAGTTTCGCCTCAGCAAGGAATATACAACGGTCCGAG GTTGACAGGCGTGCTAATGTAGATTTAATAACTCGGCATCGAATTAGTACTGGAATTCGTGCATGGTGCAAACTTGTTCACCAGTTAATTGAGATGAGAAGTCTTTTTGGGCCTTTTGCAGACCATCTATACAGCCCGATCCGT GTTTTCTGGAAGCTAGACTTTATGGAAAGTTCTTCCAGAATGAGAAGATATATGAAGAGGAATTACCGAGGATCTGATCATTTAGGTTGTGCGGATAACTATGAGGATTACTCAGTGGATAAGAATTATGAGAGGACCCCTGTTTTGTCTGCAGAAGCAATCTCAATAGAGGCTATAAATAAAGACGAAGAACAGGTGGAAACTGAGAATTTGGATGCTAAGGTCAATAATATTGTAGAGAATCAGCCTAGATCTTCTGATGCTGCTGAAGAAACTGTACAAACGTCTTTAGAATCCAATGCTACTCAACTTCATAGTCATAAAGATGTTGTTCAGAGTTCTTCAGCCTTTGCACCTGGGACTATTCCGAGTGAGCGTGATGAAAAAATTTATGTCGAGCTACCATCATCAATGGTCCAGCCACTTCGGATTTTACAGGGAACCTTCCAA GTAACCAGTAGGAGGATAAATTTTATAGTTGATAACAATGAGACCAGCCCTACTGTGGGTGGCTTGTATTTCAATTCTGTAGTTGGGGACCAAGGAAAGAACCGCAGCTGGTTATTGTCATCTCTTCATCAAGTTTATAGCCGGAG ATATCTTCTTAGAAGAAGTGCACTGGAGCTATTTATGGTGGACCGTTTGAACTTCTTCTTTGACTTTGGG AGTAGTGAAGGGCGGAGAAACGCATATCGAGCAATTGTTCATGCACGACCTCCTAAtttaaacaatatatatttaGCAACACAG aagcCTGATCAACTTCTAAAAAGAACTCAGCTTATGGAGAGGTGGGCTAGGTGGGAG ATCAGCAATTTTGAGTATTTAATGCAACTCAATACACTGGCCGGGCGTAGTTATAATGATATAACACAG tATCCAGTTTTCCCCTGGATTATTTCTGATTACACTTCAGAGAGCTTGGATCTTTCTAATCCTTCTTCATACCGGGATCTTTCAAAG CCGGTTGGTGCACTAAACCCAGATCGtcttaaaaaatttcaagagaGATACAATAGCTTTGACGATCCTATCATCCCCAAATTCCATTATGGGTCGCACTACTCAAGTGCAGGAACA GTTTTGTATTATCTTGTTAGGGTTGAACCTTTCACTACCCTATCAATCAAACTACAGGGTGGAAAATTTGATCATGCAGATCGGATGTTTTTTGATATTTCTGCTACTTGGAATGGAGTTCTTGACGACATGAGTGATCTGAAGGAATTG GTTCCTGAGCTATTTTACCTCCCCGAGGTCCTCACAAATGAAAATTCAATTGATTTTGGGACAACACAGTTGGGAGAAAAGCTTG ATACTGTAAGACTTCCTGCCTGGGCTGAGAGTCCAGTTGATTTTGTGCATAAGCATAGGATGGCTCTGGAGAGTGAGTATGTGTCTGCTCATTTGCATGAGTGGATTGACCTTATATTTGG GTATAAGCAACAGGGCAAAGAGGCTATTGCAGCAAATAatgttttcttttatattaCTTATGAAGGGACAGTGGATATTGATAAAATTTCAGACCCG GTACAACAGCGGGCAACACAAGATCAGATTGCTTATTTTGGACAAACACCGTCCCAACTTCTGACTGTTCCTCACTTGAAGAGGATGCCTTTAGCTGAAGTTCTGCACTTGCAG ACAATATTCCGCAACCCAAAAGTAGTCAAACCATATGTTGTTCCATCTCCTGAAGACTGTAATCTACCTGCGGCTGCCATTCAAGCATGTACAGATATGATAGTGGTTGTTGATTGGAATGCGCCAGCAGCTCATGTTGCACAACACAAGTGGCAACCCAATACACCTGATGGCCATGGTACTCCATTCCTCTTTCAACATGGAAAACGTGCATCAAGCTCTGGTGGCGGACTAATGCGCATGTTCAAAGGACCTACGGGGACTGGTGAAGATTGGCAATACCCTCAAGCATTGGCATTTGGTGTTTCTGGAATTAGAAGCCAAGCTATCGTCTCAATAACTTGTGACCAAGAAATTATTACTG GTGGGCATGCTGACAATAGTATTAGGGTGATATCATCTGATGGAGCCAAAACCTTGGAAACAGCCTATGCGCACTGTGCTCCAGTAACTTGCCTCGGCCTTTCATCCGATAGTAGGTACCTGGTTACAGGATCCCGAGATACGACAATATTACTCTGGAGAATACATACAGCACATGCATCTCACTCAAGTGTCATATCGGAATCTTCCACTGGGACTGGCAATCAGCCGTCATCCAGCAGTAACTCTTCATCTCATTTGATAGAAAAGAATCATAGACATCGTATTGAGGGTCCAATACAGGTACTTCAGGGGCACCAAAGTGAAATACTCAGTTGCTGTGTCAGCTCAGATCTTGGAATAGTAGTTTCCTGCTCTGACACATCAGATGTTCTCTTTCATTCTATAAGAACAGGGCGTTTAATTCGAAGGCTGGATGGTGTGGTGGCCCATACTGTTTGCCTTTCTTCTGAAGGAGTAATCATGACTTGGAATGAATCCCAGCATACTCTCAGTACCTT